The DNA window CACCATGAAACGCTCCGTCTTTGCCTGCGCCGCGCTCCTCTCGCTGAGCGCCTGCGCCTCCGACGTCGATCCAGGCCCCGGAGGGGGATCGGCCGCGCCCCCCACGCCGTGCATGGGCGACGACTGTCCTCTGGATCGGCGGTGCGTGAACGGGGTCTGCGTCGGGGACGCCGCGTCGACTCCCTCCGGCGATGTGCGCGCCGCGGTGGCCGAGGCGGCGCGGAGAGGGTGCGCGCGCCTGCAGTCCGACTGCGCCCACCTCTGCGAGGGGCCCTTCGCCCGCTGTCACCCGACGCTGGAGGCGTGCGTGGCCGAAGAGACCTCGGAGTACCTCGACGACTACGCGTCCCCGGTGGTCGACCCCGTCCTGGCGGCGCAGTGCGCGGCGCAGATCGAAGCGGCTCCCTGCTCCGACCTGACCCCGGACACGCTGGAGTGTGAGTACGCGGTCGTGGAGACCTGCGCCTCTTCGGAGGACGATCCCTTCGGCCTGAACCACTCCCCCTTCACGCCTGCGCCGCTCGAGCTCGACCAGACGCATGTCCTCCGCCTCTGCACGGAGGCGCCGGAGTTCTACGCCGTCGAGCTGGAGGCGGGGGAGCGCCTCTCGGTCACCGGGGTCGAGGAGCACGACGAGCGGGTGGGGCTCGAGCTCTGGCGGCTGATCGCGACGCGCACGGGGGAAGCGATGCTCGAGGACATGAGCGGCTACTTCGACGCGGATGGGGATCTCACCGCGCCCGTGCCGGAGGCGGGCACGTACCTCCTCGAGGTCGACGCCAGCTCTCGCTCGGGGGACTTCGCGCTCCGGATCGCGCGCGAATGACCGGCGCTCACCGTGACCAGGAGGCGGGGAACGTGCGGCGCCGGACGCTGACCGCTTCGAGCTCGCGGGGCGCGGCTGGCAGCGCGACGCGCTCGCCCTCCGCGATCGAGCGCCGCGGCAGGGGGCCGGACTCGAGGGTGAGGTCGACCTCGCCCCACGCTCGGGTCGCCACGAGCGCGCCGTCTCGCCAGAGGAACCACGCCTCGCCCGAGTCGTCGACGTAGGCGTCTCCGGCCCGCCGCAGGACCGCGCGGCGTCGACTCCAGACGTCGAACGTCGCTGGCGGATCGAGCTGCCCGCTCTGGTCGGCGTAGGCGAACACGAAGCCGGGTGGCCCGACGACGAGCACGTCTCCCGCGCCCTCCTGGCGGCGGAGGTAGTCGGCGGGGGCGTGGGTCGCGACGCCGATCATCTGCGCGTCCGTGAAGAGGTGGACGGGCGGGTGAGAGAGGTGGAAGAAGTCCATGAACTCGTCTTGCACGAGCCCCTCGTTGGGCGAAGGCGGGGTGAGCGCCACGAAGTGTCCGGTCCAGAAGGCCCGGCGCGGCGGGCGCGTCTCCTCCTGGATGAAGCGGAGAAAGTCGGGCTGGGTGTCCGCGTAGAAGAAGGGGTGGGTGTCGCGTCGCGCCTGGACGAAGGCCGGCCAGGTGGCGAGGGCGACGATGGAGGCGCCGACCACCGGGAGGAGTCGACGCGCGCGGAGGCGTGACCAGACGAGCGCGTACAGCCAGCGGGCGCCGATCATCGCGAAGTAGGCGAGGGCCGGGAGCGCCGGCCAGAGATAGCGCGCCTCGTTGTGTCCGACGCGGAAGCTGATGAGGGCCGTGAAGCCGAGCATCCACAGCAGGGCGGGCAGGTCGCGCCGCCAGTCTCGACGGAGGCCGACCGGGACACCGACGAGGGCGAGCGCGACGGTGATGGGGGAGACGGTCGCGAGGAGCATCGGCCCGTAGTCCCACTGGGTCTCGCCGGGCATCGGCTCGACCATCGCGCTCGCGCCGCCGATGAGCGCCTGGAAGGCCTCGAGGGTGAAGGGCTCCCCGTCGACCTCGCGGAAGACGGCGGCGAGGAAGAGCCAGAAGACGACGGCGGCGACCACGCCCGCCGCGAGGGCCCCGGCGATGCGGCGGAGGCGGAGCCTTCGCTCGAGGGGGATCCGCACGAGCTCGGCCGCGATGAACGCGAACGGGAGCGCGCCCAGCGAGTACTTCGTGAGCATGCCGCCCGCGACGGCCAGGCCGAACAGCAGCCAGTGTCGCGGCTCGCCGCGTGCGCTCGTGGCGCGAGCCCAGGCGAAGAAAGAGAGGGCCACCCAGCCCGCGGTGGCGATGTCGACGAGGAGGAAGGGCGCGTAGCGGATGAAGAGGCGGGTGCTGCACAGGAGCAAGACGCCAAGCAGGGCCCAGCCGGCGCCGGCGCGCTCTCGCATCCAGAGCCACGCCGCGAGGAGCGCGAGCGCCGCCATCGCCCAGCCGAGCAGGTGAGGGAGGATCCACCGGACGGGATCGCCGGCGTCCTCGGCGTCGACGATGGCCGAGACGATGGGGCGCGCGAGCACCGGGACGAGCGGCGCGTGCACGCGGTAGTAGGCCGCGCTCTCGTCGCCGTTCAGCCGACGCGCGTCGTTCATGTAGTCGAAGCTGTCGTAGTAGTGGAGGCGAACCTGCACCGCCTGGTGGAGCGTGAAGCCGAGCGCGAGGGCCACGCCTGCGGCCGCGAGCCACGCCGGAAGACGCCGGGCCAGCTGGGGTTCGCCTCCCATGGGCGGCGCAGCATAGCGCGGCGGCGTAGGATCGCGCGGCGTGACCTTCTCGGTGACGGATCTGGTGGTCGGCCGCGGTGACGCGGCGCTCGTGCGGGGCCTCTCCTTCTCGCTCGATCGGGGTGAGCGCGTCGCGCTGGTGGGGCCATCGGGAGTCGGAAAGACCACGGCGCTCCGTGCGATGGCCTGGCTCGACGATCCTCTCGGTGGCTCGCTCGAGCTCGACGGACAGACGCCCCTGTCGATGGGCGCGCCAGCCTGGCGACGGCGGGTGCTGCTCGTGGCCCAGCGCGCGACCTTCTTCGGCGGGTGCGTGCGCGAGGAGCTGGCGCGGCCGTTCGGCTATCGATCGGCGACCGGGGCGTTCGACGCGGACGCGGCGCGCTCGCAGCTCGACGCGCTGGGGCTGGCGCACAAATGGGACGCGCCGTGCGAGCAGCTCTCGGAGGGTGAGCGGCAGCGGGTCGCCCTGGCGCGGGCGCTCCTGCTCGAGCCGGCGGTGCTCCTGCTGGACGAGCCGACCTCGGCGCTGGATGAGGCATCGGCGGAGAGGGTCGAGGCGCAGCTCACCGATCGCACCTTCGTGATCGTGAGTCACCAGGCGGCCCAGCGGGAGCGGCTGCGCGCGCGTCCGATCGTGCTGGAGCCGCATGCCTGACGGGGCGATCGCGATCGACGCGTGGCACCTCGCGCTCAGCGCGGGCTTCGTCGTCCTGGCCGGAGCGGTGAGCCTGGGGCTGCGGCTCGGGCTGGAGGGCAAGCTGGCGCTCGCGAGCGCGCGCACCGTCGGCCAGCTCCTGCTCGTGGGCTACGTGCTCGGCTGGGTCTTCGAGCTCGAGGAGCCGTTCGTCGTGCTCGTGCTCTTGACCTTGATGATCGCGGCCGCGGCGCGCGCGGCGGTCCAGCGCTCGACCCGGCGGATCCCCGGGGTGGGCCTGATGGCCTTCTCCATGCTCGCGCTGACGGGGCTCGCGACGACCCTGGGCGCGACCGAGGTCGTGATCGGCGTCGAGCCGTGGTGGCGTCCCCGGTACGTCGTGCCCTTGCTCGGCATGGTGCTCGGCAACGGCCTGACGGGCATGTCGCTCTGCCTGGACGAGCTCTTGTCCAGCCTCGACGAGCAGCGCGCGCGGGTCGAGACCGAGCTCTCGCTCGGGGCCACGCGATGGGAGGCGGCGCGCGCTCCACTCCGCGAGTCGATCCGCCGCGGCATGATCCCGATCCTCAACAGCATGATGGTCGTCGGCGTCGTCTCCCTGCCCGGCATGATGACCGGCCAGATCCTCGAGGGCGCCGATCCCCTCATGGCCGTGCGCTACCAGATCGTGATCATGTTCATGCTCGCCGGCGCGACCAGCTTCGGTTGCATGCTGCTCGCCTTGCTCGTCTACCGCCGCCTCTTCAACCCCCGCCACCAGCTCCGCGCCGAGCTCATTACCCGCAGCTGAGGTCGCCCGCTTCAGGACTGAGGGACGGTGTTTACTTGTGACCGTAATCTTTGCGTATCCACGTCTGTGGGTATGCAAGAAGTCCGGTCACAAGTAAACACCGTCCCCTGGTCTCGGGGGAGGGGTTACCGGATGCGGACGACGATGGCCGCCGCGCCGACGCCGGCTTTGGCGGCGGGCTCGGTCAAGAGGCTCGCGAGGACGCTGGGCTGGGTCTGGGGATCGGCGCCCAGGACGCTCATGGCCTTCGCGATGGAGCTCATGCTGAAGGCGGTGAGGGAGCCGGCGAGGATGAGGTCGCCGGGGTGGACCTCGGTGGAGCAGACGCTGGGGCGCGCTCTCAGCAGGCCCGACTTCTCCTCGTCCTCGCGCGCGGTCAGGCGCTTGGGCTGGCCGTTCCGCTGCACGTAGACGCGGCCTGGGCCGACGCTGATGACGTGGAGCTGGCCCGCCGACAGGAGCACGCCCACGAGCGTGGCGTCCGGGAGGAGACGCTCGACGAGCTGGTCGCAGCGATCGGCGAGGGCGTCGCGCGCGGCAGCCACGGCGTCTCCGAGGCGCGCTTGCCCGTCGCTCTCGTCGTCGTCGCTCAGGTGCGCCTCGAAGCCGTCGAGCGCCGACTGGGTCGCAAGGCTCCAGGTGCGCGGCAGCCCGAGGCCGGTGCTCACCGCGAAGGCGCGGCCTCCCTGCAGGCGGCGCGCGGCGTGGCGGCTGAGCTGCCCCCCGCGAATGTCCGCCCGGGTGACGCTGATGTGCGCTTCGGTCCTCACGCCTTGCCGTAGCGTAGCTCGCTCAGCTGCACCCAGAGAACCCCGAACGTGGTGAAGAGCAGCCCGACCGCCGCGACGACGAGGCCGCAGATCCACAGCTCCACGTCGGGCACGATCTCGGCGAAGAACCCGCCGCGCTCGATGCCGGCCAGCTCCTGCGCGAAGTGGCTCATCGACGCGAAGCGCACCGCGCCCGGCATCAGGCCGAGGAAGAACTCCACGAAGCCGAGCCAGATCACGCTCACCATGCCGCCCGCCTCCGGCACCAGAGAGCCCCAGAAGAGGCAGATGCCGCAGTAGGTGACGACCAGCAAGCTCGCCGCTCCGCCCGCGCGCGCGGTGTCGCCGAGCTGCTCGATCATCTGGGTGGGCGCGGTCGCGAAGCTCACCACGTGCATCAGGAGCAGCGCGGCCCACAGCACCGCGATCGACGCCGCGGCCGCGACGAGGAACTTGCCGAGGGCGATCGCGCCTCGGTTGACCGGGCGCATGGTCAGGAAGTGCAAGGTCCGCCCCTCGACCTCCTCGCCGATCACGCCCGACGCGAAGAGGATGGGGAGGAGGAAGACGAGCAAGCGGAAGAAGCCCCACTTGATGCCGCCACGGACGACGTCGACCGCGATGGCGTCGCTCTCGAGCAGCGCGACCACGGCCGGGAAGAGCACGACGACGAAGGCGGCCACCGCGGCGACCCGGAGCTTGCGGCCCCGGATCACGCGCTTGGCCGAGAGGCGCGCGATGGCCATCGTCGAGCTGACGATCGAGGGCGGGGCGATCACTGGCCACCTCCCACGCGGAGCTGCTGCTCGTAGGCGACCTTCTCCGCTCGGTTCTCGAGCTTGCGCATGCCCCCCGAGCCCGCGTCCGCGCCCGTCCCCGCGCCGCGGTTCGCCCGCTCCACGAGGTAGTAGAAGAGCGCCTCGAGGTTCGCGTCCGGGCTCGTGATCGAGCGGAGCTGGAAGCCGCCCTCCACGACCTGCTTCGCGATCGCGTCGTAGGTCTCGTCCGGCTGCCAGGTGTGGACCTCGAGCACGTCCTCCGCCGGGAAGTGAAGCGCCACCACGCCGCGCTCGTTCGCCAGGAGCGCCGCGGCCAGGTCGCGCGGCCGGTCGCACTGCACGCGCACGTGATGCGGGTGCTCGTCGAGCAGCTCGCGGATGTCCTGCATCGCGCCCTGCGCGACCACCTGTCCGCGCGCGATCAAGAGCAGCTGATCCGTCAGCGCCTCGATCTCGTGCAGCACGTGGGTCGAGAAGAGCACGAGCGCGCCCTCCTTCGCCCGCCGCCGGAGCGCGTCGAGGATCTGCTGGCGCGAGGCCGGGTCGGTGCCGGTCAGCGGCTCGTCGAGGAGCAGGATGTCCGGCTCGTGCACGATGGACTGCGCGAGCTTGGCCCGCTGTCGCATGCCGCGGCTGTAGCCGCCGACCGCGCGGTTCATGGAGTCCTCGAGCCCGAACTCCTCGAGCGCGTCCTTGGCCTTCTTCTTCGCCACCTCGGGCGGGAAGCCGTTGAGCTCCGCCATCGCGCTGACGAACTCGAGCCCGGTCAGCTCGTCGTACATCGCGTCCGCTTCGGGGCAGTACCCGAGGCGCGCCATCACCCGCGGGTTGCCGAAGGGGGGCAGCCCGCCGACGAGCAGCTTGCCCACGCTGGGCTTGATCTGTCCGCCGATCATGCGCATGAACGTCGTCTTGCCCGAGCCGTTCGGCCCGAGCAGGCCCCAGATGCCGGGCCCGAGGTGCAGCGAGACGTCGGCGACGGCGGTGACCTTGCCGTACCACTTGCTCAGGCGCACCGCGCGGATCGAGGCGCCGTCCTTCGTCTGGTCGCTCACGTGATCACCTCCGCCCTCTGCAGGCGACTCCAGGCGTAGGCCACCGCCCCGGCCACGAGGATCGCCAGGACCGGCCCGGCGTGGAACCACTCGACGTCGCTCCCCTCGCTGGTGACCTTGAAGAGCGCCTCGCGGACCACGGTCAGCATCCCGGGGATCGAGATGAGGTAGAGCCAGGACCAGTCGGTGATCGCGTCCACGAGCAGCGCCAGCACGTGCGGCACCACGAAGAGCACGATCCAGGCGCTCATGGTCAGCGCGCGGCTCTTGCTGATCGCGCTCACCCCGATCGAGAGGGTGGTCAGCGAGACCGCCGCGATCAGCGCGTACAGGAAGGCGGGCAAGACCAACCCGGCCATCTCGAGGCGATACTCCGCAGCCGAGATGCCCGTCAGCGGCAGCACGATGAAGAGCGACGGCACGAAGAGCACCGAGAAGATCAGGATGGTCAGCGCGGCGACCCGCCCGATCATGTACTGCACGATCGTCACGGGCTTCGCGAAGTAGAACTGGAAGGCCTTGAACGTGAAGTCCTCGGCGATCACCCCGGCGCCGGAGCGCAGGGTGAGCACGGTCGCGAAGAGCCAGACCTGCAGGTTGAAGAAGAACGAGGTGATCTCGCCCCCCGGCAGCGGCGGCAGGTCACCTGCGCCCGCGCCCACCGTCTGGTTGCGAATCCACCACGTCCCCGCCACGAGCGCCGCGCCGATCAGGCCGGACACGAGGGCCGCGATGAGCGTCAGCTTGACGATCCACGAGCCCCACGCGCGCCACAGGCCGTAGCGCAGGAGCACCCACGTGTTCTGCGAGCTCGGGAGCCGTTCCCCCTCGTACGCCCGATAGCCCAGGTCTCGGACCGTCATCGGCGCGCACGTTACGATACCGGCCGGGTCGGGGCCAGGCCTCGCCGCGTCAGGGCAGCGGCGTGAACGAGAGCGGCACGGGGACCTGCCCGCCAGCGGCGCTCGCGGGGAACTGGAAGCGGCGCGCCGCGTTCCGCAGGCAGCGGGCCATGCCGCCGAAGTCGGGGCCGTCCACGTCCGCGTTCGTCACCTGGCCGCTCGGCGCGATGTCCAGCGTGACCCGGACCCGCGCGTCCACCGCCGTGCCCGCGTGCCTCACGGCGCGCTCGTAGCACTGCCGGAAGCGCGCCTGCCCGCGCTCCAGCACGGGGCGAACCGCGGCCGCCGTGAGCGGCGCGTCGGAGGTCTCGGGGGGCGGCGCCTCGGGCCGTCGGCCGACCCGCCGCTCCTGCACGCGCGCCTCGGCGACCTGTCGTCCCGCGCCGCGGCGCTGGAGCCCGAACGCGGCCCGCCGTGGCTCGCGGGGAGCGGGCGTGGCGTCGATGGCCTCGATCGTCACCGGCTCGGCGCGCGGTTCGTCCTCGCTCGGCTGCGCCACGCTGGGCGCGCTCGCCTGTGGGGCCTCGGTGCGCGGGGCGGCGGTAGGCGTGGGGGGCGTCGCCTCGGGCGCCGTCGCCGCGGGGACGGACGCGCGCTCCGAAGGCGCGACGACGCTCTGGCGCGCCGCGCTCGGGGGCACGCCGGCCAGCTCGCGCGCCTCGCTCGCGCCCAGCTCCTGGACGAGCGTGGGGGTCAAGGTCACCGCGACGACCACGCCGAACACGACGGCGCCGAACACGGCGAGCCAGAGGCCCCCGCGCCCCCTGCGCTTCACGTCGTTCGCCGGCTTGCTCGAAGGCATCACCGAGGCGTAGGCGAGGATGGGCTCGCCGATCTCCGTCGCCTTCGGAACGGGCATGGTGGGCCGGAGGCTGTCGTGCGGCCGCCACGGCATCGTGGGGCGCTCGCTGAGGTGCGGGTCGGTCACGGTTCGCGTCGTCATGGCAATGATCGCCAACGGCCGAATGGAGGCCGCGCTTGAGGCGTTGCCTCATTTCGATCCGCCTGAGACGGTGCCTCCCTGGCGTGGGAGAAGCCGTGGTGTCACCCTCCGGCAGCCGAGATGAGCCGCACGGCGCTCGCAAGATGGCGAAAGTACTACGAAAGATCGGGCGCATCGCCCGCCGCGTGCTCGATCTCGTGCCGCTGACGCCGCTGGGCCTCTTCGTGGGGCTCGGCGCCACCGCCGCGCTGTATGGGCTCGCCTTCCCGCAGCTGGATCTCGTCTGGCTCGTGGTCGGGTTCGCCACCCTCGGGCTCCTCGCCGCCGCCCTCGTCGCGGTGGTGATCGGCGCCGTCTGGTTGAAGATCGCCACGCGCCGCGCGCCCCACCAGGAGGTCGAGCGGCGGAAGATGGAGACCGGCCGCGCGCTCCCCACCGGCTTCGACGCGAGCACGCTCTGGCTCCTGCCGCTCGTGCAGGTCAGCTGGTCGTGGGAGTCGCCCGAGGACGCGCGGGTCGAGCTCCGCAAGGTGCGCGGCCGCTGGCAGGAGCGGGTCGCGCTCTCGCGCCGCGGCCACGTGCGCGGGATCCGGCGCCGCATCGTGGTGCAGGACGCGTTCGGGCTCGCGCGCCTCGCGATCCGTCAGCGCGATCCGGAGGAGCTGACCGTCCTGCCGCACGCGGGCCGCCTCGGGGAGACGCCGATGCTGGTCTCGCTGGCCGGCGGCGACGAGCGGCCGCATCCCATGGGGGTGGAGGACGGAGACCGCGTGGAGCTGCGCCGCTACGTGCCCGGGGATCCGGCGCGCTTCATCCACTGGAAGGTCTTCAGCCGCACCCGCCAGCTCGTGGTGCGCGTGCCCGAGCGCGCCCTCTCACCCTCGCGGCGCACCGTCGCCTACCAGGTGGCGGGGCCGGCGGACGACGCCTCGGCGGCGGCGGCGCGCGTGGCGGTGGAGGCGGGGGTCTTCGGTGCGGACTGGAGCTTCGGCGCCGACGGAACCGCGGGGGAGACGAAGCGGACCGACGAGGCGATCGAGCGGATCGTGCGGTCCGCCGACGCCCGCGCGCACGGCGGCAAGGGCCTCGAGGCGTTCCTCCGGCGCGCGGAGCAGGCGGGCCCCGCGTCGGCGGTGATCTTCGCGCCGCCCCGTCCCGGGCCCTGGCTGGACCACGTGGTCCGGGCGACCCGCGCCCGCGCCGCCCGCACGCGCTTCGTGGTCGCGACCGACGGCATCGACGTCGGCGCGAGGGCCCCGCTCTGGCGCCGCCTGCTGCTCGCGCAGCCCGCCCGCGAGGGCACGCCGGCCGACGAGCTGGACCAGGTGCTGCGCGCGCTCGCCACCTCGCGCGCCGAGGTGATCGTGCTCGACCGCAAGAGCGGCCGGCGCCTCGGCGACGCCCACCGGGCGGCGATGCGCAGGCTCGAGAAGAAGCAGGAGGCGGCGTGAGCGAGCCGACCGCGCCCGACGCAGGCGCCCGCCTGCCCGAGCCGTGGCTCTCCACGATCCTGCGCGTGATCGTGCACGGGGTCACCGCCGGGGTGATCGCGTGGCCGCTCACCGTCACCGAGGGCGTGCTCGCGGCGATCGCAGGTGGGGCGCTCGGCGCGCTGTCGGCGCGCTTCCTCGCGGCGAGCTCGATCCGTCTCCCGGCCATCTTGCTGCTCGGCCTGGCCGCGGGGATCGGCGTGGCGCTGCTGCACCTCTTCGCCGTTCAGCTCGGGCTCGTGCCCGACTCGCTCGGACCGGCGGGCGCGCTGCTCGTGGGCGACGCGATCGCGTTCGGCGGCGGCGCGATGGTGTACGGCGCGATGCTCCGCACCGTCAGCGGTCGCTACCCCGCCATGTCGATCCTGGAGGCGGGGACCGTCGCCTCCGCCTTCGCCGCGCTCCTCGTCGCGCACCGCAACGGCGCCATTCACCGCCCGTACGCGCTCGCCGATCAGCTCATCGCGCGCGGCGAGGATCCCACCCTGGCCATCCTCGCCATCGGGGCGCTCGGCGCGTTCGTGATCGTGCTCCTGCTCCTCAGCGAGCGCAGCCTCATCCGCTCCGCCTTCCACCTCGGCGTGGTCGGCGCGCTGCTCTTGATCATCTTCGGCACGACCACGATGACCGAGCTGCCCACGCCGCCCTCGAGCGGCGGCGCGCTCGGGCTCCAGGACGACGACCGCGAGCAGCGCGAGGACGGCCAGGGAGGTGGCGGCGAGGGCGGGCAAGGCAACCGGCGCTCGAGCGACGAGCTGGACTTCCGCGACCAGTACCCGAGCGGCGGCGGCGCGCCCGACGCGGTGGTGATCTTCCACGACGACTACTCGCCCCCCGGCGGCTACTACTACTTCCGGCAGAACGCCTTCAGCCAGTACAACGGCCGCAAGCTCGTCGCGGCCACGCTCGCGGGCATCGATGAAGACGTGCACAACGTGTTCCCTTCGGGCGGCGCCCGCGACGTGGCCTGGGCGCCCGACGCGGGCATGGACCGCACCACGGTCGAGACGACGGTGGCGATGCTGGCCGAGAACACCGCGCCCCTGGGCCTCGAGGCCCCCGAGCGCTTCGTCCCGGCCACCAACCCGAACCAGCAGCGCTTCCGTCGCGTGTACCGGGTGCACTCGGTCTCGCTGACCCAGGAATTCCTCGGGCTGCTCGACCGGCCGGCGGGCGATCCGACCTGGGACGACGACACGCGCGCGCACTACCTCGCCGCGCCCGACGACCCGCGCTACGCGGCGCTCGCGCAGCGCATCCTCGCCACCCTGCCGCCCGACCTCGCGGATCAGCCCGTGGCCAAGGCGATGGCGATCACGCAGTGGCTCGGCGAGCACGGGACGTACTCGCTCCAGAGCCGCCACGCGGGGGCCGAGGATCCGACGGCGAGCTTCCTCTTCGGCGACCTGACCGGCTACTGCGTGCACTTCGCGCACGCCGCGGTCTACCTGATGCGCGAGGCCGGGCTGCCGGCCCGCGTGGGCACGGGCTACGCGCTCCCGGAGGCGAACCGTCAAGGCGGCTCGGCGCTGCTGCTGCGCAACTCCGACCAGCACGCGTGGCCCGAGATCTACTTCGGCCCCGCGGCCGATCTGGAGGCGACGCGCACCCCCGAGGAGATCGCGCTCTACACCCTCGCCGACGCCTACGACGCGGACAGCCTGACGGAGCTCGACTGGGGCGTGCGCGCGGACGCGATGGCGGAGGTGCTGCGCACGGCCGAGGTCGAGCTGGCCACGCCCGTCCGGAGCCGCGACGCGTATCTGCTCGCGGTGATGGATCCGCGCACCGCGCTCGACGAGCTGGCCGAGCGCTCCGAGAAGTCCATCCCGGTCCTTCTCGAGCGGGCCGTGGCGCGGGTGCGCAGGCAGGCCGGGGTGCCGGAGCGCGCCGAGCCCTCGACCGCGGCGGGCTGGGTGGTGATGGACGTCTCGCCGCAGACCGTGCTCGACGGCGAGGGGCAGCCGCCGGACCCGCAGCTGCAGCGACTCCTCGGGGAGATGGCGCGCGGCTCTCAGCCGATCGACGAGGCCGTGCAGCCGCCGCGGCCCATGCGGGAGCTGGCGCGCGCCGTCGCGATGCCGGCGCTCTGGGTCGTGCTGGGGCTCCTCTTCGCGGTGGTGGCGCTGAGCTACGTCATGAAGGCGCTGCGTCGCTTCGGGCGGACCCCGCGACGCGTCTACCGGGCGGCGCTGGATCGGTTGAGCGAGGCGGGGCTCCGGCGGCGCTGGGGCGAGAGCCCGGAGGCGTTCGCGGCGCGCCTCGGTGAGCCGCTGCCCTCGCTGACGCGGCTGACCCACCGCCACCTCGCGGCCGCGTTCGGCGGGCAGCTCCCCGGGGACGCCGCGAGCCGCATGATCGAAGACGCGCGCGTGTTCCGCGTGGAGCTCGGCCGTGCCGTGCCCTGGTGGCGCCGCCTGATCGGGCTCATGAACCCCTTTTCCTGGATGCTGACGCGATAGGCTCCTGGATGCTGACGCGATAGGACGACGATGGAAGCGATGACGACGAGCGAGGCGCGGCCCGAGGCCGACAGCGAGGCTGACAGCGAGGCTGGCGCCGAGATGGGGACCGAGCAGGCGAGCGCGGTGGCCGAGCGGCTCGGGGCGCGCATGCGCGCGGCGGTGCACGGCCGGGACGACGTGATCGATCTCGTGCTCACCGCGCTGCTCGCGGACGGCCACGTGCTGCTCGAGGACTACCCGGGATCGGGCAAGACGACGCTGGCGCGCGCGCTCGGCGGCGCCATCGCGGCGGATGACGGCGACGCGCACATCGCGGCCTTCCGGCGCATCCAGTTCACCCCCGATCTCCTGCCGAGCGACATCACCGGCACCAACGTCTTCGACGTCGAGACGAGCCGCTTCGCCTTCCGCCACGGGCCGGTCTTCGCCCACGTCGTGCTCGCGGACGAGATCAACCGCACCAGCCCCAAGGTGCAGGCCGCGATGCTCGAGGCGATGGCCGAGAAGCAGGTCACGGTCGACAACGACACCCACCCGCTCGACGCGCTCTTCTTCGTCATCGCGACCCAGAACCCGCTCGACCTCGCGGGCACGTATCCGCTCCCCACGCCGCAGCTCGACCGGTTCCTGTTCAAGATCGAGATGAAGCACATCTCGCGCGAGGCGGAGCTCGACGTGCTGGCTCAGTACCCGACGCCGCACCTCGACGCGGCGGCGAAGCTGCCCGGCGTGACGCGGGCCCAGCTCCTCGGGGCGCGCGACGCCCTGCGCCACCGCGTGCACCTCGCGCCGATCTTCCGGGAGGTCC is part of the Sandaracinaceae bacterium genome and encodes:
- a CDS encoding AgmX/PglI C-terminal domain-containing protein, with translation MTTRTVTDPHLSERPTMPWRPHDSLRPTMPVPKATEIGEPILAYASVMPSSKPANDVKRRGRGGLWLAVFGAVVFGVVVAVTLTPTLVQELGASEARELAGVPPSAARQSVVAPSERASVPAATAPEATPPTPTAAPRTEAPQASAPSVAQPSEDEPRAEPVTIEAIDATPAPREPRRAAFGLQRRGAGRQVAEARVQERRVGRRPEAPPPETSDAPLTAAAVRPVLERGQARFRQCYERAVRHAGTAVDARVRVTLDIAPSGQVTNADVDGPDFGGMARCLRNAARRFQFPASAAGGQVPVPLSFTPLP
- a CDS encoding ATP-binding cassette domain-containing protein, whose amino-acid sequence is MTFSVTDLVVGRGDAALVRGLSFSLDRGERVALVGPSGVGKTTALRAMAWLDDPLGGSLELDGQTPLSMGAPAWRRRVLLVAQRATFFGGCVREELARPFGYRSATGAFDADAARSQLDALGLAHKWDAPCEQLSEGERQRVALARALLLEPAVLLLDEPTSALDEASAERVEAQLTDRTFVIVSHQAAQRERLRARPIVLEPHA
- a CDS encoding DUF58 domain-containing protein, coding for MAKVLRKIGRIARRVLDLVPLTPLGLFVGLGATAALYGLAFPQLDLVWLVVGFATLGLLAAALVAVVIGAVWLKIATRRAPHQEVERRKMETGRALPTGFDASTLWLLPLVQVSWSWESPEDARVELRKVRGRWQERVALSRRGHVRGIRRRIVVQDAFGLARLAIRQRDPEELTVLPHAGRLGETPMLVSLAGGDERPHPMGVEDGDRVELRRYVPGDPARFIHWKVFSRTRQLVVRVPERALSPSRRTVAYQVAGPADDASAAAARVAVEAGVFGADWSFGADGTAGETKRTDEAIERIVRSADARAHGGKGLEAFLRRAEQAGPASAVIFAPPRPGPWLDHVVRATRARAARTRFVVATDGIDVGARAPLWRRLLLAQPAREGTPADELDQVLRALATSRAEVIVLDRKSGRRLGDAHRAAMRRLEKKQEAA
- the fetB gene encoding iron export ABC transporter permease subunit FetB, with product MPDGAIAIDAWHLALSAGFVVLAGAVSLGLRLGLEGKLALASARTVGQLLLVGYVLGWVFELEEPFVVLVLLTLMIAAAARAAVQRSTRRIPGVGLMAFSMLALTGLATTLGATEVVIGVEPWWRPRYVVPLLGMVLGNGLTGMSLCLDELLSSLDEQRARVETELSLGATRWEAARAPLRESIRRGMIPILNSMMVVGVVSLPGMMTGQILEGADPLMAVRYQIVIMFMLAGATSFGCMLLALLVYRRLFNPRHQLRAELITRS
- a CDS encoding ABC transporter ATP-binding protein, whose product is MSDQTKDGASIRAVRLSKWYGKVTAVADVSLHLGPGIWGLLGPNGSGKTTFMRMIGGQIKPSVGKLLVGGLPPFGNPRVMARLGYCPEADAMYDELTGLEFVSAMAELNGFPPEVAKKKAKDALEEFGLEDSMNRAVGGYSRGMRQRAKLAQSIVHEPDILLLDEPLTGTDPASRQQILDALRRRAKEGALVLFSTHVLHEIEALTDQLLLIARGQVVAQGAMQDIRELLDEHPHHVRVQCDRPRDLAAALLANERGVVALHFPAEDVLEVHTWQPDETYDAIAKQVVEGGFQLRSITSPDANLEALFYYLVERANRGAGTGADAGSGGMRKLENRAEKVAYEQQLRVGGGQ
- a CDS encoding glycosyltransferase family 39 protein, whose amino-acid sequence is MGGEPQLARRLPAWLAAAGVALALGFTLHQAVQVRLHYYDSFDYMNDARRLNGDESAAYYRVHAPLVPVLARPIVSAIVDAEDAGDPVRWILPHLLGWAMAALALLAAWLWMRERAGAGWALLGVLLLCSTRLFIRYAPFLLVDIATAGWVALSFFAWARATSARGEPRHWLLFGLAVAGGMLTKYSLGALPFAFIAAELVRIPLERRLRLRRIAGALAAGVVAAVVFWLFLAAVFREVDGEPFTLEAFQALIGGASAMVEPMPGETQWDYGPMLLATVSPITVALALVGVPVGLRRDWRRDLPALLWMLGFTALISFRVGHNEARYLWPALPALAYFAMIGARWLYALVWSRLRARRLLPVVGASIVALATWPAFVQARRDTHPFFYADTQPDFLRFIQEETRPPRRAFWTGHFVALTPPSPNEGLVQDEFMDFFHLSHPPVHLFTDAQMIGVATHAPADYLRRQEGAGDVLVVGPPGFVFAYADQSGQLDPPATFDVWSRRRAVLRRAGDAYVDDSGEAWFLWRDGALVATRAWGEVDLTLESGPLPRRSIAEGERVALPAAPRELEAVSVRRRTFPASWSR
- a CDS encoding ABC transporter permease subunit, translating into MIAPPSIVSSTMAIARLSAKRVIRGRKLRVAAVAAFVVVLFPAVVALLESDAIAVDVVRGGIKWGFFRLLVFLLPILFASGVIGEEVEGRTLHFLTMRPVNRGAIALGKFLVAAAASIAVLWAALLLMHVVSFATAPTQMIEQLGDTARAGGAASLLVVTYCGICLFWGSLVPEAGGMVSVIWLGFVEFFLGLMPGAVRFASMSHFAQELAGIERGGFFAEIVPDVELWICGLVVAAVGLLFTTFGVLWVQLSELRYGKA